Proteins encoded in a region of the Artemia franciscana unplaced genomic scaffold, ASM3288406v1 Scaffold_1978, whole genome shotgun sequence genome:
- the LOC136042774 gene encoding zinc finger protein 182-like, giving the protein MRIHTGEKPFKCDICNYSSTWKSALAVHMRTHTDEKPFKCDVCKRGFNQKGHLAIHMRIHTGEKPFKCDLCKRSFNGKSDLAKHMRIHTGVKPFKCDICKYSSNWKSTLAVYMRTHTGEKPFKCDICKYSSNWKSTLAVHMRTHTGEKPFKCDVCKHSFNGKSDLAKHMRIHTGVKPFKCDICKYSSNWKSTLACDICKYSSNWKSALAVHMRTHTGEKPFKCDVCKYSSIWKNALAIHMRIHTGENM; this is encoded by the exons ATGAGAATCCACAccggggaaaagccattcaagtgtgacataTGTAATTACAGCTCTACTTGGAAGAGTGCTCTTGCCGtacacatgagaacccacaccgatgaaaagccattcaagtgtgatgtatgcaagcgcggttttaatcagaagggtcatcttgccatacacatgagaatacacaccggggaaaagccattcaagtgtgatttATGCAAGCGCAGTTTTAATGGCAAGAGCGATCTTGCCAAACACATGAGAATCCACACCGGGgtaaagccattcaagtgtgacataTGTAAGTACAGTTCTAATTGGAAGAGTACTCTTGCCGTATacatgagaacccacaccggggaaaagccattcaagtgtgacataTGTAAGTACAGTTCTAATTGGAAGAGTACTCTTGCCGTACACATGAGAACACACAccggggaaaagccattcaagtgtgatgtatgcaagcACAGTTTTAATGGCAAGAGCGATCTTGCCAAACACATGAGAATCCACACCGGGgtaaagccattcaagtgtgacataTGTAAGTACAGTTCTAATTGGAAGAGTACTCTTGCC tgtgacataTGTAAGTACAGCTCTAATTGGAAGAGTGCTCTTGCCGtacacatgagaacccacaccggggaaaagccattcaagtgtgacgtatgTAAGTACAGCTCTATTTGGAAGAATGCTCTTGCCATTCACATGAGaatccacaccggtgaaaatATGTAA